The proteins below come from a single Plantactinospora sp. KBS50 genomic window:
- the pyrE gene encoding orotate phosphoribosyltransferase gives MGDHDDLRKFITDLAVVHGRVVLSSGREADWYIDLRRVTLHHAAAPLVGRVLLDLTRDWEYDAVGGLTLGADPVAGAMLHAAAAQQRPLDAFVVRKSLKTHGMQRRIEGPDVSGRRVVAVEDTSTTGSSVLTAVEALREVGAEVVGVAVIVDRGAGEAVRAAGLPYRAAYTLADLGLLA, from the coding sequence ATGGGGGACCACGATGACCTGCGTAAATTCATCACCGACCTGGCTGTGGTCCATGGACGGGTGGTGCTGTCGTCCGGCCGCGAGGCGGACTGGTACATCGACCTCCGTCGGGTAACTCTGCATCACGCGGCGGCACCGTTGGTTGGTCGCGTGCTGCTCGATCTCACCCGGGACTGGGAGTACGACGCCGTCGGCGGGTTGACCCTCGGCGCCGATCCGGTCGCCGGGGCGATGCTGCACGCGGCGGCGGCGCAGCAGCGTCCGCTGGATGCGTTCGTGGTTCGGAAGTCACTGAAGACGCACGGCATGCAACGGCGGATCGAGGGTCCGGACGTGTCCGGCCGTCGCGTTGTTGCCGTGGAGGACACCTCGACGACGGGCAGTAGCGTGCTGACCGCTGTGGAGGCGTTACGCGAAGTTGGCGCCGAGGTCGTGGGAGTGGCGGTTATCGTCGATCGCGGAGCCGGCGAGGCGGTGCGGGCCGCCGGGTTGCCCTACCGGGCGGCCTATACGTTGGCTGACCTCGGCCTTCTGGCGTAA
- a CDS encoding helix-turn-helix transcriptional regulator, with amino-acid sequence MEYVGTALAEMTMPQISPLAGEPIERADAERLAGVLKALADPARLRLLSLIQSAPEGEACVCDLTAPLGLSQPTVSHHLRILTEAGLLEREKRGVWAYYRLVPTAIATIADLLTPPRKRATKKAR; translated from the coding sequence ATGGAATACGTGGGAACTGCGTTGGCCGAAATGACTATGCCTCAGATCTCGCCGCTTGCCGGCGAGCCGATCGAACGCGCCGACGCCGAGCGTCTGGCGGGAGTGCTGAAGGCACTCGCCGACCCAGCTCGGTTGCGGCTGCTCAGCCTGATCCAGTCGGCACCGGAGGGCGAGGCGTGCGTGTGTGACCTCACCGCGCCGCTCGGACTCTCTCAGCCGACGGTGAGCCATCACCTGCGGATCCTGACCGAGGCGGGACTGCTCGAACGGGAAAAGCGGGGCGTGTGGGCGTACTACCGGCTGGTGCCGACGGCGATCGCCACGATCGCCGATCTGCTCACCCCGCCGCGTAAGCGCGCCACCAAGAAGGCTCGCTGA
- a CDS encoding DedA family protein, whose product MPVPFVAVDTAEHIRAFSENLALNPLDPKDLVHTFGLVGVWVILFAETGLLVGFFFPGDSLLFLAGVAASSVADAIFGDGTRISLAGLLIGGPICAILGAQFGHFLGARYGRRMFERPNSRLFKQEYVEKAEYYFQKFGPAKAVVLARFIPIVRTFLNPVAGVLGMPARQFLLWNIVGAVLWVDGILLVGYLLARQIYDAIGDHIDKYILPVVALIIVISVLPIALEMLRDRRARRRAKAVAVVAASGAAGAAEALREHGEGHGGGHGSESGR is encoded by the coding sequence ATGCCGGTACCCTTTGTGGCCGTGGACACCGCCGAGCACATCCGCGCGTTCTCCGAAAACCTGGCACTCAACCCGCTCGACCCGAAGGATCTGGTACACACCTTCGGGTTGGTCGGCGTCTGGGTGATCCTCTTCGCCGAGACGGGTCTGCTCGTCGGGTTCTTCTTCCCGGGGGACTCACTGCTGTTCCTGGCCGGCGTGGCCGCCTCGTCGGTTGCCGATGCGATCTTCGGCGACGGGACCCGGATCTCCCTGGCCGGCCTGCTGATCGGCGGCCCGATCTGCGCGATCCTGGGCGCCCAGTTCGGGCACTTCCTCGGCGCGCGGTACGGCCGGCGGATGTTCGAACGGCCGAACTCCCGGCTGTTCAAACAGGAGTACGTCGAGAAGGCCGAGTACTACTTCCAGAAGTTCGGACCGGCCAAGGCCGTGGTGCTGGCCCGGTTCATTCCGATCGTCCGGACCTTCCTGAACCCGGTGGCCGGCGTGCTGGGCATGCCGGCCCGGCAGTTCCTGCTGTGGAACATCGTCGGTGCCGTGCTGTGGGTGGACGGCATCCTGCTGGTCGGCTACCTGCTGGCCCGGCAGATCTACGACGCCATCGGCGACCACATCGACAAGTACATCCTGCCGGTCGTCGCGCTGATCATCGTGATCTCGGTCCTGCCCATCGCGCTTGAGATGCTCCGCGACCGGCGCGCCCGACGGCGGGCGAAGGCGGTCGCGGTGGTCGCCGCGTCCGGCGCCGCAGGGGCCGCGGAGGCGCTCCGGGAGCATGGTGAGGGCCACGGGGGCGGGCACGGTTCCGAGTCGGGCCGCTGA
- a CDS encoding phage holin family protein, translating into MGFLIRLLINAIALWVTTVIVSGIDVTARTAGGQAATLLVVALIFGVINAVLKPIIRVVGCVFYIVTLGLFALVVNALLFLLTGWVAGQFDLPFVVTGFWSAFWGAIVMAVVSWLISIVIPDRSERS; encoded by the coding sequence GTGGGATTCCTGATCCGACTCCTGATCAACGCGATCGCGCTCTGGGTCACCACCGTGATCGTGTCCGGGATCGACGTCACGGCGCGTACGGCCGGTGGCCAGGCGGCCACCCTCCTCGTGGTCGCGCTGATCTTCGGCGTGATCAATGCCGTGCTGAAGCCGATCATCCGGGTGGTCGGCTGCGTCTTCTACATCGTCACGCTGGGGCTGTTCGCGCTGGTCGTGAACGCCCTGCTGTTCCTGCTCACGGGTTGGGTCGCCGGGCAGTTCGACCTGCCGTTCGTCGTCACCGGCTTCTGGTCGGCATTCTGGGGAGCCATCGTGATGGCGGTGGTGAGTTGGCTGATCAGCATCGTCATCCCGGACCGGTCCGAACGGTCCTGA
- the fbaA gene encoding class II fructose-bisphosphate aldolase, with translation MPIATPEVYAEMLDRAKAGRYAYPAINVTSSQTLNAALRGFADAESDGIVQVSTGGAEYLSGPTIKDMVTGAAAFAAYAHEVARNYPVNVALHTDHCPKDKLDKFVRPLMQISKERVARGEEPLFQSHMWDGSAVPVAENLEIASELLDRAAEGKIVLEIEVGVVGGEEDGVENAINEKLYTTVEDGLAMVEALGLGEKGRYMAALTFGNVHGVYKPGNVKLRPEVLKSIQEAVGAKYGKEKPLSLVFHGGSGSLLSEIREALDYGVVKMNIDTDTQYCFTRPVADHMFRNYDGVLKVDGEVGNKKLYDPRVWGKAAEAGMAARVVEACEALRSTGTRMGR, from the coding sequence ATGCCCATCGCTACGCCCGAGGTGTACGCGGAGATGCTCGACCGGGCCAAGGCCGGCCGGTACGCGTACCCCGCGATCAACGTGACGTCGTCGCAGACCCTGAACGCCGCGCTGCGCGGCTTCGCGGACGCCGAGAGCGACGGCATCGTGCAGGTCTCCACGGGTGGCGCCGAGTACCTGTCCGGGCCCACCATCAAGGACATGGTGACGGGCGCCGCCGCGTTCGCCGCGTACGCGCACGAGGTGGCCAGGAACTACCCCGTCAACGTCGCCCTGCACACGGACCACTGTCCGAAGGACAAGCTGGACAAGTTCGTCCGCCCGCTCATGCAGATCTCCAAGGAGCGGGTGGCCCGGGGCGAGGAGCCGCTGTTCCAGTCGCACATGTGGGACGGCTCGGCCGTGCCGGTGGCGGAGAACCTGGAGATCGCCAGCGAGCTGCTGGACCGGGCCGCCGAGGGCAAGATCGTGCTGGAGATCGAGGTCGGCGTGGTCGGCGGCGAGGAGGACGGCGTCGAGAACGCCATCAACGAGAAGCTGTACACCACGGTCGAGGACGGCCTGGCCATGGTGGAGGCGCTCGGGCTGGGCGAGAAGGGCCGCTACATGGCGGCGCTGACCTTCGGCAACGTGCACGGCGTCTACAAGCCCGGCAACGTCAAGCTGCGCCCCGAGGTGCTGAAGAGCATCCAGGAGGCGGTCGGCGCCAAGTACGGCAAGGAGAAGCCGCTCAGCCTGGTCTTCCACGGCGGGTCCGGCTCGCTGCTGTCGGAGATCCGCGAGGCGCTCGACTACGGCGTGGTGAAGATGAACATCGACACCGACACCCAGTACTGCTTCACCCGTCCGGTCGCCGACCACATGTTCCGCAACTACGACGGCGTGCTGAAGGTCGACGGCGAGGTCGGCAACAAGAAGCTGTACGACCCGCGGGTCTGGGGCAAGGCCGCCGAGGCCGGCATGGCCGCCCGGGTGGTCGAGGCGTGCGAGGCGCTCCGCTCGACCGGCACCAGGATGGGCAGGTAA